From the genome of Sulfurimonas paralvinellae:
TGACCTTGTTTCTAAAACAAAATTTGCTCAGGAAAATGAGAAAATCATGCGTTTAGGCGGTCGTCCGGCAATTGCTGAACCATTCTTGGTCGGTATTACACGTGCGGCAGTATCAGCTGACAGTATCATCTCAGCTGCATCATTCCAAGATACTACAAAAGTATTGACAGAAGCGGCAGTATCAGCAAAAGTTGATAACTTAGAGAACTTAAAAGAGAATGTAATTATTGGTAGAACTATTCCTGTTGGAACTGGTATCTATAAAGATAAAGATGTTCTTTTTGAGAAAGAGGAAGAGTAGACTTCTTTTTCTTTCATAGAGTGAAGCAGAAATGCTTTGCTCAACACTTCTTCACAAACACTATCCATTTCTTTAATTTCTTCTTAAAATAAGCTTACTTTAAATAGAATTTTTGTATTATTCCGTGTCTATAATTCTCTAAAATTTATAATGAATTTTGGGAATTAAATTCTACTGGAAAAAATTAAGTAAAGGAATTGTATGCCTACAATCAATCAATTGATTCGTAAAGAGCGTAAAAAAGTAGTAAAGAAATCAAAATCTGCTGCTTTAAATGCTTGTCCACAGCGTCGTGGTGTATGTACTCGTGTTTACACAACTACACCTAAAAAACCTAACTCGGCTTTAAGAAAAGTTGCAAAAGTTAGATTAACTTCAGGTTTTGAAGTAATTTCATATATCGGTGGTGAGGGTCATAACCTTCAAGAACACTCAATCGTACTTGTACGTGGCGGTAGGGTAAAAGATTTACCTGGTGTTAAATATCACATCGTTCGTGGTGCACTTGATACTGCTGGTGTTGCTAACCGTATGGTTGCTCGTTCTAAATATGGAACTAAAAAACCTAAAAAATAGTCAAAACTATTTTAAACTAAGAATTCAATAGCTACAGGATTAACCTTTAGTGGTTAATTTTGAGTAAATTTGAATAAACAAATTGAAGTAAGGAAAATTACAAATGAGAAGAAGAAAAGCTCCCGTTCGTGAAATAATGCCAGATCCAATTTATGGAAGCAAAGTTTTAACGAAATTTATAAATAAAATCATGTTAGATGGTAAAAAATCTACTGCAGAAAAGATCATCTATTCAGCAATGGATATCATATCTTCACGTGGTGAAAAAAGTGGTATTGAAACATTTAATGAAGCTATTGAGAATGTAAAACCTATTATTGAGGTAAAAAGTCGCCGTGTTGGTGGTGCTACTTATCAAGTTCCAGTAGAAGTGCGCCCGGTACGTCAGCAATCTTTAGCTATCAGATGGTTAGTAGATGCAGCACGTAAGAGAAATGAAAGAACTATGGCTGAGAGATTGGCGAATGAGTTCATGGATGCAGCAACTGATAAAGGTGCAGCGTTCAAGAAAAAAGAAGATACATATAAAATGGCAGAGGCTAATAAAGCATTTGCTCATTACAGATGGTAACAGGAAACTAAAATGGCAAGAAGTCACAAACTAGAAGATGTAAGAAACATCGGTATTGCTGCTCACATTGATGCAGGGAAAACAACAACAACAGAGAGAATTCTTTTCTATACTGGTGTTGAACACAAAATCGGTGAGGTTCATGATGGTGCTGCTACTATGGACTGGATGGAGCAAGAGCAAGAACGTGGTATTACAATTACTTCTGCTGCGACAACGTGTGAATGGCAAGGGAAACAGATTAACATTATCGATACTCCGGGCCACGTTGACTTCACAATTGAAGTTGAGCGTTCAATGCGTGTACTTGATGGTGCTGTTTCAGTATTCTGTGCTGTTGGTGGTGTTCAACCACAATCAGAAACAGTATGGAGACAACGTAACCGTTATAAAGTTCCTTCAATTGTTTTCGTTAACAAAATGGACAGAACAGGTGCAGATTTCTATGAAGTAGAAAATCAGATCCGTGAGCGTCTTAACGGTAACCCAATGCCTTTCCAACTTCCTATTGGTGCTGAAGATAAATTTGAAGGTGTTATCGATCTTGTTAAAATGAAAGAGATCGTATGGGATGAAGATGCAGCAATGGGTTCTGCATATCATGAACAGGATATCCGTCCTGAACTTCAAGATAAAGCTGATGAGTATAGAGAAAAAATGCTTGAAACTTTATCTGAGGTTGAAGGTAACGATGACTTTGCTATGAAATTCCTTGAGGGTGAAGAGATCACTGAAGAAGAGATCAAAGCAGCGATCAAATCTGCTACTTTAGGTATGGCAATTGTACCGATGACTCCGGGTACTGCATTTAAAAACAAAGGTGTTCAGACTCTACTTGACGCTGTTGTTGATTATCTACCTTCACCGGTTGAAGCTGAGCCTATTCGTGGTACTATGATGGATAACCCTGATGAAGAGGTTATTGTTGAGTCTACTGATGACGGTGCATTTGCGTCTTTGGCATTCAAAATCATGACTGACCCATTTGTTGGACAACTTACATTTATTCGTGTATACCGTGGTTCTTTAG
Proteins encoded in this window:
- the rpsL gene encoding 30S ribosomal protein S12, which gives rise to MPTINQLIRKERKKVVKKSKSAALNACPQRRGVCTRVYTTTPKKPNSALRKVAKVRLTSGFEVISYIGGEGHNLQEHSIVLVRGGRVKDLPGVKYHIVRGALDTAGVANRMVARSKYGTKKPKK
- the rpsG gene encoding 30S ribosomal protein S7 is translated as MRRRKAPVREIMPDPIYGSKVLTKFINKIMLDGKKSTAEKIIYSAMDIISSRGEKSGIETFNEAIENVKPIIEVKSRRVGGATYQVPVEVRPVRQQSLAIRWLVDAARKRNERTMAERLANEFMDAATDKGAAFKKKEDTYKMAEANKAFAHYRW